One Fusobacterium ulcerans DNA segment encodes these proteins:
- a CDS encoding HU family DNA-binding protein: MTEGEFIRFYKKRNNSKSHKEVREKIDLFWNVLLKALDEDKKVILKNWGVFEKRERKVRKVLVPTWEKAQYIKPKEIVKFRTGKSLIKIANGDTDE, encoded by the coding sequence ATGACAGAAGGCGAATTTATAAGATTTTACAAGAAGAGAAATAATTCTAAAAGTCATAAAGAAGTAAGAGAAAAGATAGACTTATTTTGGAACGTACTACTGAAAGCTTTAGATGAAGATAAAAAAGTAATATTGAAAAACTGGGGAGTTTTTGAGAAAAGAGAGAGGAAAGTTAGAAAAGTATTAGTTCCAACATGGGAAAAGGCACAATATATTAAACCTAAGGAAATAGTAAAATTCAGAACAGGAAAAAGCCTTATAAAAATAGCCAATGGTGATACAGATGAATAA
- a CDS encoding HU family DNA-binding protein: MTEKEFMKKYLESFKLDGRLKNIGEAKKRVKVFFDTLKQVIDKDEKVIFKDWGKFEIEHREQRTYGNPRTKERIIIPAKKVLKFTVGKKFADRVKNS, encoded by the coding sequence ATGACTGAAAAAGAATTTATGAAAAAATATCTGGAATCTTTCAAGTTAGATGGAAGACTAAAAAATATAGGTGAAGCTAAAAAAAGAGTAAAAGTTTTTTTTGACACTTTAAAACAGGTTATTGATAAAGATGAAAAAGTTATTTTTAAAGATTGGGGTAAATTCGAAATAGAGCACAGAGAGCAAAGAACTTATGGTAACCCTAGAACTAAAGAAAGAATAATTATTCCAGCTAAAAAAGTTTTAAAATTCACAGTTGGAAAGAAATTTGCTGACAGAGTAAAAAACAGTTAA
- a CDS encoding threonine/serine exporter family protein — MSVEKIIFQIAAAIFTTFGFGLMFNIKHKNLFHTSIAGGLSWAVYLLGQHLNYSEGLTFFIATFALALYSEAVSRIIYTPVTTILIAALIPLAPGGGIYYTMYNLIDKNYPMAVQKGIQTFIIAGAMAVGIFSASTVFRLYDEIKSRVNKNT, encoded by the coding sequence ATGTCAGTAGAAAAAATAATATTTCAAATTGCAGCTGCTATATTTACTACCTTTGGATTTGGATTGATGTTTAATATCAAACACAAAAATCTCTTTCATACCAGTATAGCTGGTGGATTGAGCTGGGCAGTATATCTTTTAGGACAGCATTTAAACTATTCTGAAGGATTGACCTTCTTCATAGCAACATTTGCACTTGCACTATATTCAGAAGCAGTTTCCAGAATAATATACACACCTGTAACAACAATATTGATAGCTGCATTGATACCTTTGGCACCTGGAGGAGGGATCTACTATACAATGTATAACCTGATCGATAAAAATTATCCCATGGCAGTCCAAAAAGGTATCCAGACTTTTATTATAGCAGGAGCAATGGCTGTAGGAATCTTTTCAGCATCAACTGTCTTTAGACTTTATGATGAGATAAAGTCCAGAGTTAATAAGAACACTTAG
- a CDS encoding threonine/serine ThrE exporter family protein: MDKKTEYKILSLACLTGKIMLQNGSEVYRVENHICQVAEYYGMTPQCFATLTCIIITLKNSEGEVISLVERVTSRTTNLDKVYQVYSLIRNISDYNCDELREKLLNIENEKPYPFLINAAGNCIGAGFFTFLFSGNIREFIAAFLCGILIATASKITDALKLGTFFTNLLCGGISSGTACLFLHLGFITDVSIPIISTLMILVPGVAFINSMRDIFSGDLVTGLSRLGEVAMIGTSIAVGSGIALKLLLNLGGV, from the coding sequence ATGGATAAAAAAACCGAATATAAGATTCTTTCACTTGCCTGCCTTACAGGAAAAATCATGTTGCAGAACGGCTCTGAAGTATACAGAGTAGAAAATCATATTTGCCAGGTAGCTGAATACTATGGAATGACTCCTCAATGTTTTGCTACGCTCACTTGTATAATAATAACTCTTAAAAATTCTGAAGGAGAAGTGATCTCCCTTGTAGAAAGAGTGACATCTAGAACTACCAATTTAGATAAAGTTTATCAAGTCTATTCTCTTATAAGAAATATAAGTGACTACAACTGTGATGAACTTAGAGAAAAACTCCTCAATATTGAAAATGAAAAACCATATCCTTTTCTTATAAATGCAGCAGGAAACTGCATAGGAGCTGGATTTTTTACTTTCCTTTTTTCAGGGAATATAAGAGAATTTATAGCTGCCTTTTTATGCGGAATACTTATTGCAACAGCATCTAAAATTACAGATGCACTGAAATTAGGAACGTTCTTTACCAATCTCCTCTGTGGTGGAATATCTTCAGGAACAGCATGTTTATTCCTTCATTTAGGATTTATAACAGATGTTTCCATTCCAATAATTTCAACATTAATGATATTGGTTCCGGGAGTTGCTTTTATTAATTCCATGAGAGATATATTCTCTGGGGATCTTGTTACAGGACTTTCCAGACTAGGAGAAGTAGCGATGATAGGAACTTCTATAGCGGTAGGTTCAGGTATAGCATTAAAATTACTTCTAAATTTAGGTGGTGTATAA
- a CDS encoding RrF2 family transcriptional regulator translates to MKITQESDYAIKIVLYLSKLDKGEIANAREISEAEQMSMKFALKILRRLCKVKLVESFRGIKGGYKLKKSANDISLRSVIEVIQGDLFINTSLKNVNSAKKVEADPVNSLLYSIQEEVKAKLSNTSFKDLKDASAE, encoded by the coding sequence ATGAAAATAACACAAGAAAGCGATTACGCAATAAAGATAGTACTATATTTATCAAAACTAGATAAAGGTGAAATAGCAAATGCAAGAGAGATCAGTGAAGCTGAACAAATGTCTATGAAATTTGCTCTTAAAATATTAAGAAGACTTTGCAAAGTTAAACTTGTTGAATCTTTTAGAGGAATCAAAGGAGGATACAAATTAAAAAAGTCTGCAAACGATATAAGCTTGAGAAGTGTAATAGAAGTTATTCAAGGTGATCTTTTTATCAACACAAGTTTAAAGAATGTAAATTCCGCTAAAAAAGTTGAAGCTGACCCAGTAAACTCTTTACTTTATTCTATACAGGAAGAAGTTAAGGCGAAATTGAGCAACACAAGCTTCAAAGATTTAAAAGACGCTTCAGCTGAATAA
- a CDS encoding alanine/glycine:cation symporter family protein, whose protein sequence is MNSFESIVNFVNNIMWNKNLLVVILVVSGIIFTVKTKGVQFRLFGHMISLITKKTKKNREGISSFQAFCISTASRVGVGNLAGVVAAVSVGGPGSVFWMWIVALLSSATAFVESTIALIYREKDPQGGYRGGAPYFLTKGLNKRWLGVLFVIFALICWAGVFQIISNSVTESFNTAFGINTKTTSIVIVVLAAAVLFGRRDKIVKVLDKMVPAMAAIYLIVVIFIIVKNIILIPATLKDIFEHAFGIKQFLGGTFGTVVMQGVKRGLFSNEAGSGSAPCAAAAADIDHPVKQGLVQALGVFVDTILICSATAFVILLSRGDIPEGLGGMTLLQESFRYQVGNWGVIFTAVILFLFSFSTILGVSFYAKPNLAFLYDKPWLQEAFKVFTLVMLFVGGVRQNFLVWNLADLGLGLMTIVNLMGVYPLTYKAVESLKEYEKEYIRK, encoded by the coding sequence ATGAATTCTTTTGAGTCAATAGTTAATTTTGTGAATAATATTATGTGGAATAAAAATTTGTTGGTAGTAATATTAGTAGTGAGTGGAATAATATTTACTGTAAAAACAAAAGGAGTACAGTTCAGATTATTTGGACATATGATATCTCTCATAACGAAAAAAACGAAAAAAAATAGAGAAGGGATAAGTTCATTTCAGGCTTTTTGTATAAGTACAGCTTCAAGAGTAGGAGTAGGAAATCTGGCTGGAGTAGTGGCAGCAGTTTCAGTAGGAGGACCGGGGTCGGTTTTCTGGATGTGGATAGTTGCTCTTTTGAGTTCAGCCACTGCATTTGTAGAGTCAACAATAGCTTTAATATACAGAGAAAAAGATCCTCAAGGTGGATATAGAGGAGGAGCTCCATATTTTCTTACAAAAGGATTGAATAAAAGATGGCTGGGAGTTCTCTTTGTAATATTTGCTCTTATATGCTGGGCAGGAGTTTTTCAAATAATATCTAACTCTGTAACAGAATCTTTCAATACTGCCTTTGGAATAAACACAAAAACTACATCTATAGTGATTGTAGTATTGGCAGCAGCAGTTCTTTTTGGGAGAAGAGATAAGATAGTAAAGGTCTTGGATAAAATGGTTCCAGCAATGGCTGCTATCTACCTTATTGTAGTTATTTTCATTATAGTGAAAAATATAATTTTGATTCCAGCAACACTCAAAGATATTTTTGAACATGCTTTTGGTATAAAACAATTTTTAGGTGGAACATTTGGAACTGTAGTAATGCAGGGAGTAAAAAGAGGATTGTTTTCTAATGAGGCAGGATCAGGATCTGCTCCTTGTGCAGCAGCGGCGGCTGATATAGATCATCCAGTGAAGCAGGGGCTGGTACAGGCTTTGGGAGTATTTGTAGATACTATATTAATATGCAGTGCAACAGCTTTTGTTATACTTTTATCAAGAGGAGATATTCCAGAAGGACTTGGAGGAATGACGCTTCTACAGGAATCATTTAGATATCAGGTGGGAAATTGGGGAGTTATATTCACAGCAGTCATATTATTCCTATTTTCCTTTAGTACTATACTAGGTGTAAGTTTCTATGCTAAACCTAATCTGGCCTTTTTATATGATAAACCATGGCTTCAGGAAGCCTTTAAAGTTTTTACTTTGGTAATGCTTTTTGTTGGAGGAGTGAGACAAAACTTTTTAGTGTGGAATCTGGCTGATTTGGGATTGGGACTTATGACAATAGTCAATCTTATGGGAGTTTATCCATTGACTTACAAGGCGGTTGAATCACTGAAAGAATATGAAAAAGAATATATAAGAAAATAA
- a CDS encoding 7-cyano-7-deazaguanine synthase, which translates to MEKKIKALALFSGGLDSALAVKVVKDQGVEVVALNFVSHFFGGKNEKAEKMAEQLGIKLEYIDFKSRHTEILKNPVYGRGKNMNPCIDCHSLMFKIAGELLEEYGAQFVISGEVLGQRPMSQNAAALEKVKKLSGMDDLVLRPLSAKLLPPSKAELEGWVDREQLLDIQGRGRGRQMDLMKYYGIEDYPSPGGGCLLTDPAYSDRLEILEKDGLLEEENSYLFHLLKVGRFYRLDKGKYFFIGRDEEGNNKIDQYKELGSLHVTGCQIAGPHILGYGELTEEEKQFAVDLFSRYSKVKGKTEIEVRVNGNIVKVLPVDIEKVEEKIKEFQIVG; encoded by the coding sequence GTGGAAAAAAAGATAAAGGCATTGGCTCTTTTTTCAGGAGGGCTGGATAGTGCACTTGCTGTAAAAGTTGTAAAAGATCAGGGAGTAGAGGTTGTAGCCCTGAACTTTGTTTCGCATTTTTTTGGCGGTAAAAATGAAAAAGCAGAAAAAATGGCAGAGCAGCTTGGAATAAAATTAGAATATATAGATTTTAAAAGCAGACATACAGAAATATTAAAAAACCCAGTATATGGAAGAGGAAAAAATATGAATCCATGTATTGACTGTCATTCTCTGATGTTTAAAATAGCAGGGGAGCTTTTAGAAGAATATGGAGCTCAATTTGTAATATCTGGAGAAGTACTTGGTCAAAGACCAATGTCGCAGAATGCAGCTGCATTAGAAAAAGTAAAGAAACTTTCAGGAATGGATGATTTAGTATTAAGACCATTATCAGCTAAACTTCTTCCTCCAAGCAAGGCAGAACTGGAAGGATGGGTAGACAGAGAACAACTTCTGGATATTCAAGGAAGAGGCAGAGGAAGACAGATGGATCTTATGAAATATTATGGAATTGAGGATTACCCTTCGCCAGGTGGTGGATGTCTTCTGACAGATCCAGCTTATTCAGACAGACTGGAAATATTAGAAAAGGATGGACTTCTTGAAGAGGAAAATTCATATCTGTTCCATTTGTTAAAAGTAGGGAGATTCTATAGACTGGATAAGGGAAAATATTTCTTTATTGGAAGAGATGAAGAAGGAAATAATAAGATAGATCAATATAAAGAACTAGGAAGTCTTCATGTAACTGGATGCCAGATAGCAGGGCCTCATATACTCGGTTATGGTGAGCTTACAGAAGAGGAAAAACAGTTTGCAGTAGATTTATTTTCAAGATATTCTAAAGTAAAAGGGAAAACAGAGATAGAAGTTAGAGTAAATGGTAATATAGTAAAAGTTCTCCCAGTAGATATTGAAAAAGTAGAAGAAAAGATAAAAGAGTTTCAAATAGTAGGATAG
- a CDS encoding cell division protein SepF, with protein sequence MKKKEGGKNSFKVFQDLKELLGIDNPETNEIDDMEGLEGLDETGIIEVNSNGKEVETSTPKESTPLNLGGYGKSSSSLEAELNASGNYQTIFVDPKTFADCKKIATYIKSDKMVTLNLEYLDLPTAQRLMDFLAGAMSIKGASFIEISKKVYTAVPKSMKVYYEGKKDSKGRTILDFGREEK encoded by the coding sequence ATGAAGAAAAAAGAAGGCGGAAAAAACTCTTTTAAAGTTTTTCAGGACTTAAAAGAACTTTTAGGGATAGATAATCCTGAAACAAATGAAATAGACGATATGGAAGGATTAGAAGGTTTAGATGAAACTGGAATAATTGAAGTAAATTCTAATGGAAAGGAAGTTGAAACATCTACTCCAAAAGAAAGCACTCCATTAAATTTAGGTGGATATGGGAAGTCATCTTCAAGTCTTGAAGCAGAATTGAATGCAAGTGGAAACTATCAGACTATATTCGTGGATCCTAAGACTTTTGCTGATTGTAAAAAAATAGCTACATACATAAAAAGTGATAAAATGGTAACTTTAAATCTTGAATATCTTGATCTTCCTACAGCTCAAAGATTGATGGATTTCCTAGCAGGGGCTATGAGCATAAAAGGTGCCAGCTTTATTGAGATTAGTAAAAAAGTATATACTGCTGTTCCTAAAAGTATGAAAGTATACTATGAAGGGAAAAAGGACAGTAAAGGAAGAACAATTTTAGATTTTGGAAGAGAGGAAAAATAG
- a CDS encoding YggS family pyridoxal phosphate-dependent enzyme: MGDIKKNISEIEEDIKKHSLNPEKSRFIAVTKYVGPEEMLPIIDCGVKVFGENKAQVMKDKQEKFNEMGIKDVEWHFIGNLQKNKVKYIAEYVKMIHSVNKLSLAQEIDKRAEQYNRVIDVLLEINIAGEESKEGYDLEELYKELPQLMELKNINIIGLMTMAPFVEDEELLRSVFKRLREIKDELNEKWFKGKLVELSMGMTNDYKIALEEGATLIRVGRKIFQ, from the coding sequence ATGGGTGACATAAAAAAGAATATTTCAGAAATAGAAGAGGATATAAAAAAGCACTCATTAAATCCTGAAAAGTCAAGATTTATAGCTGTTACAAAATATGTAGGGCCAGAAGAGATGCTTCCAATAATAGATTGCGGAGTAAAAGTTTTTGGAGAAAACAAAGCTCAGGTTATGAAGGATAAACAGGAAAAATTTAATGAAATGGGAATAAAAGATGTAGAATGGCATTTCATTGGAAATCTTCAAAAAAATAAAGTTAAGTATATTGCTGAGTATGTAAAAATGATACATTCAGTAAATAAACTCTCTCTTGCTCAGGAGATAGATAAGAGAGCAGAGCAGTATAACAGGGTCATTGATGTTCTTCTTGAAATAAATATAGCTGGAGAAGAGAGCAAGGAAGGATATGATTTGGAAGAGCTGTACAAAGAACTTCCTCAGTTGATGGAACTGAAAAATATAAATATAATTGGACTTATGACTATGGCTCCATTTGTTGAAGATGAAGAGCTGTTGAGAAGTGTATTTAAAAGATTAAGAGAAATAAAAGATGAATTGAATGAAAAATGGTTTAAAGGAAAATTGGTTGAACTTTCTATGGGAATGACTAACGACTACAAGATAGCATTAGAAGAAGGGGCAACATTGATAAGAGTAGGCAGAAAGATTTTTCAATAG
- the hemW gene encoding radical SAM family heme chaperone HemW — protein sequence MVDGIYIHIPFCLNKCNYCDFLSFKSDKESRKKYVDYLLKEMELYPSYKYNTVYFGGGTPSLLDLEDIERILEKLDIEEGAEVTLEVNPKTVDYDKLVQLKKIGINRLSIGIQSFDEKYLRILGRMHSSEEGIETYYNARKAGFENISLDLMFSLPGQSVEEVENDLKKLLSMKPEHFSIYSLIWEEGTVFFEKLKKGLLRETENEIEADMFEKIIDTAEEAGYIHYEISNFSLPEKEAVHNTKYWENKEYLGIGLGASGYINDIRYKNQMKFLEYYDSIESRVKPIMEKEMVTLKEREEYKYILGFRLLKKGVKPEGEYIEKCVSLEKRGYLTKKGEYFILTRKGLMVANDVLDEFI from the coding sequence ATGGTAGATGGGATATATATACATATTCCTTTCTGTTTAAACAAATGTAATTACTGCGATTTCCTATCATTCAAATCTGATAAAGAGAGCAGAAAAAAATATGTAGATTATTTGCTGAAGGAGATGGAACTATATCCTTCATATAAATACAATACAGTTTATTTCGGGGGTGGTACCCCCTCTCTTTTAGATTTGGAAGATATAGAAAGAATATTGGAAAAACTGGATATAGAAGAGGGAGCAGAGGTAACTCTTGAAGTAAATCCTAAGACTGTAGATTATGATAAACTTGTCCAATTAAAAAAAATCGGAATAAACAGACTGAGTATAGGAATACAGTCATTTGATGAAAAATATTTGAGAATACTTGGAAGGATGCATTCTTCAGAAGAAGGAATAGAAACCTATTACAATGCAAGAAAAGCAGGTTTTGAAAATATAAGTCTCGATCTGATGTTTTCATTGCCAGGTCAGAGTGTGGAAGAAGTAGAAAATGATTTGAAAAAACTATTAAGTATGAAGCCAGAACATTTTTCTATTTATTCACTTATCTGGGAGGAAGGAACTGTATTTTTTGAAAAACTGAAGAAAGGGCTTCTAAGAGAAACTGAAAATGAAATAGAAGCAGATATGTTTGAAAAAATAATAGATACAGCTGAAGAGGCAGGATATATTCATTATGAAATATCTAATTTTTCTCTGCCTGAAAAAGAAGCTGTCCATAACACAAAATACTGGGAAAATAAAGAGTATCTAGGAATAGGATTAGGAGCTTCTGGATATATTAATGATATAAGATATAAAAATCAGATGAAATTTTTAGAATATTATGATAGTATAGAAAGTAGAGTAAAACCTATTATGGAAAAAGAAATGGTAACTTTAAAAGAAAGAGAGGAATATAAATATATTCTTGGGTTTAGACTTTTAAAAAAAGGAGTTAAGCCAGAAGGGGAGTATATAGAGAAGTGTGTATCTCTTGAAAAACGAGGTTATCTTACAAAAAAAGGTGAATATTTCATTTTGACCAGAAAAGGACTTATGGTTGCAAATGATGTATTAGATGAATTTATATAA
- a CDS encoding phospho-sugar mutase, with product MEKEILERYEMWMASDYLDKEDREELMSIKGNDIEIESRFYTDLSFGTAGMRGVRGIGKNRINKYNIRKATQGLANYIIESTGETGKKKGVAIAYDCRIGSVEYALNTALVLAGNGIKAYLFTSLRSTPELSFATRELKAQAGVMVTASHNPQEYNGYKVYWEDGAQIVEPQASGIVNEVNNVDIFKDIKMISEDEAKAKGLLEYIGKEIDDRFVEEVEKQAINRDIPGKKDFKIVYSPLHGTGRVAVQRVLKEMGFDSVYTVPEQEMPDGLFSTCPYANPEDKAVFKLSTELADKIGADICLANDPDADRTGMAIRDNEGNWVYPNGNQIGVLLMNYLLEMNKNIPANGAVISTIVSTPMLDVIAKDKGIKLYRTLTGFKYIGEKIRQFETKELDGTFLFGFEESIGYLVGTHVRDKDAVVATLMISEMAAYYNSIGTTVYKELNKLYDKYGWFVEETVAITKQGKDGLEEIGRIMENLRTHEHTEVAGRKVECYKDFKLQVEKNMKTGETSKIDLPKSDVIQFILEDGTCVTARPSGTEPKIKYYICVVDSTKEKSLAKLEEVKAGFQAYVDSL from the coding sequence ATGGAAAAAGAAATTTTAGAAAGATATGAAATGTGGATGGCTTCGGACTATCTTGATAAAGAAGATAGAGAGGAATTGATGAGCATAAAAGGAAATGATATAGAAATAGAAAGCAGATTCTATACTGACCTAAGCTTTGGTACTGCTGGAATGAGAGGAGTAAGAGGAATAGGGAAAAACAGAATTAATAAATATAATATAAGAAAAGCAACTCAGGGGCTTGCTAATTATATAATAGAAAGTACAGGAGAAACTGGAAAGAAAAAAGGAGTTGCCATAGCTTATGATTGTAGAATAGGTTCTGTTGAGTATGCATTAAATACAGCACTTGTTTTGGCAGGAAATGGAATAAAAGCTTATCTTTTCACATCATTGAGATCAACACCAGAACTTTCATTTGCTACAAGAGAATTAAAAGCTCAGGCAGGGGTAATGGTAACAGCTTCTCATAATCCACAGGAATATAATGGATATAAAGTATACTGGGAAGATGGAGCACAAATAGTAGAACCTCAGGCAAGCGGTATAGTAAATGAAGTAAATAATGTAGATATATTTAAAGATATAAAAATGATCTCAGAAGATGAGGCAAAAGCTAAAGGGTTGCTGGAATATATAGGTAAAGAAATAGATGACAGATTTGTTGAAGAGGTAGAAAAACAAGCTATCAACAGAGATATTCCTGGAAAGAAAGACTTTAAAATAGTTTATTCTCCACTTCATGGAACTGGTAGAGTGGCAGTGCAGAGAGTATTGAAAGAAATGGGATTTGATTCTGTATATACAGTACCTGAGCAGGAAATGCCTGATGGACTGTTCTCAACTTGTCCATATGCCAATCCAGAAGATAAAGCAGTATTTAAATTAAGTACAGAGCTTGCTGATAAAATAGGAGCAGATATCTGTCTTGCTAACGATCCTGATGCTGACAGAACTGGTATGGCAATTAGAGATAATGAAGGAAACTGGGTATATCCTAATGGAAATCAAATAGGGGTTCTTTTAATGAACTATCTATTAGAGATGAATAAGAATATACCAGCTAATGGAGCTGTAATATCTACAATAGTTTCTACTCCTATGCTTGATGTAATAGCTAAAGACAAAGGAATAAAACTATACAGAACACTTACTGGATTCAAATACATAGGAGAAAAAATCAGACAGTTTGAAACTAAAGAATTAGATGGAACTTTCCTGTTTGGATTTGAAGAGTCTATAGGATATTTAGTTGGTACACATGTAAGAGATAAAGATGCTGTAGTAGCTACTTTGATGATATCTGAAATGGCTGCTTACTATAATAGTATTGGGACAACTGTATATAAAGAATTAAATAAACTATATGATAAATATGGATGGTTTGTTGAAGAAACAGTTGCTATCACTAAACAAGGTAAAGATGGATTGGAAGAAATCGGAAGAATAATGGAGAACCTAAGAACACATGAACATACAGAAGTAGCTGGAAGAAAAGTTGAATGCTACAAAGATTTTAAACTTCAAGTAGAAAAAAATATGAAAACTGGAGAAACTTCAAAAATAGATCTGCCTAAATCAGATGTTATCCAATTCATACTTGAAGACGGAACTTGTGTAACAGCAAGACCTTCTGGAACTGAACCAAAAATCAAATATTATATCTGTGTTGTAGATTCAACTAAAGAAAAATCATTAGCTAAGCTTGAAGAGGTAAAAGCTGGATTCCAAGCTTATGTAGATTCACTATAA
- the gltS gene encoding sodium/glutamate symporter — MILNLTTIQTMALAVLVLYLGKFINNTFKFLKENCIPDAVTGGTIFSILTLIGHETGIFSFIFEDTLREVFMIAFFTTVGFSASIKLLKKAGIPVLMFLLAAVGLAVLQNVFGVAMAKFLHINLLIGLATGSLATTGGPGTAGAFGPIIEQFGAQGATMVAMATATYALIAGSIIAGPICKRLIKKHELLEKKNGNSTFENSGSKSEFLSAKRVLPTGFQIVIAMGAGSLISNFLSSLGLVLPPYIGAMFAASIMRNMSDYSGKFEIDLDIISIIGSFTLAMFLSMTLMSFKLWELKELALPLILMLVGQTILMGAFAYFVTFNITGRDYDAAVMTGGHCGCGFGTTPKALANMEALTEKYLPSPKAFFVIPIVGGLFIDFFNAAIITFFINLVK, encoded by the coding sequence ATGATATTAAATCTTACCACTATTCAGACTATGGCATTAGCTGTCTTAGTTCTTTATTTGGGAAAATTTATCAACAACACTTTCAAATTTCTAAAAGAAAACTGTATCCCTGATGCAGTTACAGGAGGGACTATATTCTCTATACTGACTTTGATAGGACATGAAACTGGTATTTTTTCTTTTATATTTGAAGATACATTGAGAGAAGTTTTCATGATAGCTTTCTTTACAACAGTTGGTTTTTCTGCAAGTATAAAGTTATTGAAAAAAGCTGGAATCCCTGTTCTAATGTTCCTGCTGGCAGCTGTAGGACTTGCTGTTCTGCAAAATGTCTTTGGAGTAGCAATGGCTAAATTCCTTCACATAAATCTTCTTATCGGACTTGCTACTGGTTCACTTGCTACTACTGGAGGTCCTGGTACTGCTGGAGCTTTTGGTCCTATCATAGAACAGTTTGGTGCTCAGGGAGCAACTATGGTAGCTATGGCAACTGCTACTTACGCCCTTATTGCAGGAAGCATAATTGCTGGTCCTATATGTAAAAGACTTATAAAGAAGCATGAGCTGCTTGAAAAGAAAAATGGTAACTCTACATTTGAAAATTCTGGAAGCAAAAGTGAGTTTCTTTCAGCTAAAAGAGTTCTTCCAACTGGTTTCCAAATAGTTATAGCTATGGGAGCTGGAAGCCTTATTTCAAATTTCCTAAGCAGCTTAGGTTTAGTACTTCCACCATATATAGGAGCAATGTTTGCAGCTTCTATTATGAGAAATATGTCAGATTACTCTGGAAAGTTTGAAATTGACTTGGATATTATCTCTATTATTGGAAGTTTTACTCTTGCCATGTTCCTTTCAATGACTCTTATGAGTTTTAAATTATGGGAATTAAAAGAATTAGCTCTTCCATTAATTCTTATGCTTGTTGGACAGACTATTCTTATGGGTGCATTTGCATACTTTGTCACTTTCAATATCACTGGAAGAGATTATGATGCTGCTGTTATGACAGGAGGGCACTGTGGATGTGGATTTGGTACTACTCCAAAAGCTCTTGCAAATATGGAAGCTCTTACAGAAAAATATCTTCCATCACCTAAAGCATTTTTCGTTATCCCTATTGTTGGTGGACTATTTATAGATTTCTTTAACGCTGCTATTATCACATTTTTTATAAATCTGGTTAAATAA